In Antechinus flavipes isolate AdamAnt ecotype Samford, QLD, Australia chromosome 6, AdamAnt_v2, whole genome shotgun sequence, the sequence GTCTATAGGttgattctaaaaattaaaaaccaataaATAGCATTTACAATATTATGATTATGTAAATATTTACTCCAGAACCAAAGAGTGTGATTGGACccatagagaaggaaatgtaatCCTATATCACTAAACCTGTGCCTCTCGAATGAGAATGCTCCAAGCGTCAAGGTCATATGgattctcttctaatttcttttctgctttcttcactttttctggGACATATTCAGCagcctaagggggaaaaaaacagataatgaacaGAAATTACTGTTTTAAGAGCCCAGTGCCAATTTTTTAATCTACAACATATAAACCCCAGGATTCAATGTTAAAGCACCAAAAATGTTCCATTATGTAAAGTAGATACTaagtcaacaaggatttattaaaagcttactcTGTGACAAGCATCACCCTAAGCACCCAAAgcaagtccttgccctcaaaaaattcatattctaatggtTGAGACAAGATGAAGACAAGATGAAAACAATTGTCTTTGTATAAAAACTATAAATACAGTATGAATgagaggtaatctcagagggaaaaccACTAGCAGACAGGGAGACTGGGAATTGTctcttgtagaaggtaggattctAACAGTCTCAAAGGAAATCAGAGAAGCCAGGAGACGGAAGGCAGAAGGGAAACCAGAGTTGCTGGGATCACAgaagaatatttatttaagtttaaGGGGAAAGTAAGAGGACAAGTTGTGAAGTCCTTTAAAGACCAGAGAGAGGTGTTTATATTTGACCCTGGAGGTAATAAGgtgccactagagtttattgagtggatgggggaaggaaagcaaaaaagggaaaggaaaaatttagTTCTGTTTTAAAGAGGAGGGTAGAGAAGAAATCAGGATTAGATAAACAGACCTAAGAATCTTGGCACAGATATAATAATTAAACCCAAGGTACCAGATGAGATTCCAAAAGGAGATAgtataaaaggagaagagagtaTAGGAAAGAAACTTGGATAACAGCCAATGAAGGATTTTAGGACACAATTCTcctattgggagaaaaaaactggtttctttgaaagaaacatttgaaagattaaaacaaaagagaacaaatcTACAGTATGACCAATAGTTGAAAGTCAGACTAACTTtacaaataattcacatttatgctGAAAAAATACTTTCCTAAAAACTGTGAGAGGGcttatctcctcattttataaatggtgaATCAGAGGTAAATATACAGCTAGTTAACTAAGGATTTTATTTCAGGTAACCTTGAAAGTCTAGCACTTTTTACCTTATACCAGGatatatttctaataatttaaaGACTTGCCCACCAAATTAGAGTCCTCATttgcaaaaaaccaaaaatcacACAAAGTAATTTATAAGGTTCTTCCCAGTCAATAAATCTAAGAAACAAACTTGCTCTGGCTATTAGCTAAGTAAGGAACACATTAAAATGTTTCTTCCtactaaatatgaaaaaaagtagtCCATTTTGGTTACCTTAGTAGCACAGTTCAATCTCACATAATAGAAACTTTTCAGGGTCATACTAAAACACTACTAAAAAACTTGAGAGCTTTACCAAACAATTCCAGTTCCCTGGACTTGCCTTCTACTCCCAACCCCACCCATCATATATGAAGGAATATATGCTTAATGTAGGGGTTTTTAATCCAAGAtccatgaatttaatttttaaaaattctcttgatGAGTTATTTCTAtagcttttctttgtttcatgtcAGATGGATCGATGGAAATGTGCCAAATTTGttatcaggaagacatcttctgagttcaaatttgacctgagaCATTTACTAAATCACTtcagaattggacacaactgaaatgactgaacatcttatgtatttaaaaacattatcctgaatgggggaggagaaggagggagaagccACAGATTTTACTAGACTGTCACAAGGatccaaaaaagttaaaaaactttCTTATATAGAATATGTCCCACATCAATAGGAAAGGGAAATCTGCTGGGGAAAACAAAGATTCCTTATATATTCAATGGCAGTAATGGTGTTCAGAAATTTCAATCATGTCCCACTCTTCATGAGCCTATTTGGGGTTTCACGGGCAAAGATTGAGAAGTTATGTGGTGCAGGGAAGAACACAGTAAAAATTAC encodes:
- the LOC127541043 gene encoding cleavage stimulation factor subunit 3-like, encoding MSGDGAAEQAAEYVPEKVKKAEKKLEENPYDLDAWSILIREAQV